One region of Syntrophobacter fumaroxidans MPOB genomic DNA includes:
- a CDS encoding YSC84-related protein: MRYFHLMLALLTFLFVGSALITPNSASGASAAEINRDVGKALQQLYAQSPSAAALGKKARAILVFPSIVKGGFIVGGQYGEGALLMNRKIVGYYNTVQASYGLQAGVQKYGYALFLMTDSALNWVNRSNGWEFGTGPSIVIVDVGKAGSMTTTTLQSDVYAFFFSQRGLMGGLGLQGTKVTRISK; this comes from the coding sequence ATGAGATATTTTCATTTGATGTTGGCACTCTTGACCTTCCTGTTTGTGGGAAGTGCACTCATTACCCCGAATTCGGCTTCGGGAGCATCCGCGGCAGAAATCAACCGCGATGTGGGAAAGGCACTGCAGCAGCTGTATGCGCAATCACCTTCAGCCGCGGCGCTGGGCAAAAAAGCCAGAGCCATCCTTGTCTTTCCGAGCATTGTCAAGGGAGGTTTCATCGTGGGAGGCCAATATGGCGAGGGTGCTCTTTTGATGAACAGGAAAATCGTCGGCTACTACAACACCGTTCAGGCTTCTTACGGACTGCAGGCGGGGGTGCAGAAGTATGGGTACGCACTGTTCCTCATGACTGACTCTGCGCTCAATTGGGTCAACAGAAGCAATGGGTGGGAGTTTGGTACCGGCCCCAGCATTGTTATCGTGGATGTCGGGAAAGCCGGATCGATGACTACCACGACGCTTCAGTCGGATGTCTACGCCTTCTTCTTCAGTCAAAGGGGACTGATGGGCGGCCTGGGCCTGCAGGGTACGAAAGTCACCAGGATCAGCAAGTAG
- a CDS encoding DUF1269 domain-containing protein: MEAARGGVWGALIGVIFLNPLLGMAAGATAGTVGGALADVGINGKFMKELAAQLHPNSSALFVLARKATPDKVLDEIKGTGGKILQTSLSHENEAKLAAVLADNQ; this comes from the coding sequence CTGGAGGCAGCGAGAGGGGGGGTCTGGGGGGCACTCATCGGCGTGATCTTTTTGAATCCGCTCCTGGGAATGGCCGCCGGCGCCACGGCCGGCACGGTCGGAGGGGCCCTCGCCGACGTCGGAATAAACGGTAAGTTTATGAAGGAACTTGCTGCTCAGTTGCATCCAAACTCCTCTGCTCTCTTCGTTCTTGCAAGGAAAGCAACGCCGGATAAGGTCCTTGACGAGATAAAGGGAACCGGGGGCAAGATTCTTCAAACCTCCCTGTCGCACGAAAATGAGGCCAAACTTGCGGCAGTCCTGGCAGACAATCAATGA
- a CDS encoding AI-2E family transporter — MNIPSQSDYEFEQRVASRFMDILIRAGLILVLAMLCYQVLSPFLTLMVWALILAVTIFPLHQFLAGRIGGRQGLAAALLVIVGLMLIVVPTAMLMSSLGDSVHQLVNDVQNNSLKIPAPRPGVEGWPVVGKKVHDIWSRAYADLPALVQSMQPKIGELAKTALGFVAGIAGGLLQFIASFIVAGIIMAFGQSGGRGSLAIFERIVGRERGGEFARLSTSTIRAVSQGVIGVAFIQAIIVGLALLVSGVPWAGALALIVLVLGIAQIPALIVTLPAIVYIWMSGHYGNAAAVAYTVVLILSGMTDNVLKPLMLGRGVDAPMPVILLGALGGMGTAGILGMFVGATLLTLGYQVFMGWVAANPDAGQAQAESESQQAG; from the coding sequence ATGAACATACCCTCCCAGTCTGATTACGAGTTCGAGCAGCGGGTGGCCTCCCGCTTTATGGATATCCTGATCCGTGCCGGCCTGATCCTCGTCCTGGCCATGCTTTGCTACCAAGTGCTCTCCCCGTTCCTGACGCTGATGGTCTGGGCGCTCATTCTGGCCGTTACGATCTTTCCCCTCCACCAATTCCTGGCGGGCAGGATCGGGGGCAGGCAAGGACTTGCCGCAGCCCTGCTGGTCATCGTCGGCCTCATGCTGATCGTTGTGCCGACGGCGATGCTGATGAGTTCACTTGGCGATTCGGTGCATCAGCTGGTCAACGACGTGCAGAACAACTCGCTGAAGATTCCGGCACCGCGTCCCGGCGTGGAGGGATGGCCGGTCGTCGGCAAGAAGGTCCACGACATCTGGTCCAGGGCATATGCCGACCTGCCGGCACTGGTGCAGAGCATGCAGCCGAAGATTGGAGAACTGGCGAAGACAGCACTGGGCTTCGTCGCCGGCATCGCCGGTGGATTGTTGCAGTTCATAGCCTCGTTCATCGTCGCCGGCATCATCATGGCCTTCGGGCAGTCGGGCGGTCGCGGCAGCCTGGCGATCTTCGAGCGCATCGTCGGCAGAGAGCGAGGCGGCGAATTTGCGAGACTGTCCACGTCGACCATTCGTGCCGTCTCCCAGGGGGTCATCGGTGTGGCCTTCATTCAGGCCATCATCGTCGGCCTGGCTCTGCTGGTCTCCGGGGTCCCGTGGGCGGGTGCGCTTGCGTTGATCGTGCTGGTTCTCGGTATCGCCCAGATTCCGGCGTTGATCGTGACCCTGCCCGCAATCGTGTACATCTGGATGAGCGGTCATTACGGCAACGCGGCAGCGGTTGCTTACACGGTGGTGTTGATCCTCTCGGGAATGACGGACAACGTGCTGAAGCCGCTGATGCTGGGAAGGGGGGTCGATGCTCCGATGCCGGTGATCCTGCTCGGCGCGCTGGGCGGCATGGGGACCGCCGGGATCCTGGGGATGTTCGTCGGCGCCACCTTGCTGACGCTGGGCTACCAGGTCTTTATGGGTTGGGTGGCGGCCAACCCGGATGCCGGGCAGGCGCAGGCGGAAAGCGAGTCGCAGCAGGCGGGCTAA
- a CDS encoding FmdB family zinc ribbon protein, producing MPLFDFLCLECGKTSEVLVTSSNASPACSECGSVKLKKLLSAPSSLSGAPRHGLPGAGDTACCGSSPAQAHCAGPGSCCGRNSG from the coding sequence ATGCCTCTTTTTGACTTTCTGTGCCTGGAATGTGGGAAGACGAGCGAAGTGCTGGTCACTTCCTCCAACGCATCGCCGGCCTGCAGCGAATGCGGAAGCGTCAAGCTGAAGAAACTCCTCTCCGCGCCGTCGTCCTTGTCCGGAGCGCCCAGGCACGGGCTTCCCGGAGCCGGTGACACGGCCTGCTGCGGCAGCTCGCCCGCACAAGCTCATTGCGCCGGGCCGGGGAGTTGCTGCGGGAGGAATTCGGGCTGA
- a CDS encoding iron-sulfur cluster assembly scaffold protein: MDNQRPGTSQADVEHLQKMLAESGYSRKAIRLFIEKPHMGTIPDADHVSEMTGTCGDTMSVCLKVQDGVIRDLKYQVLGCPGAVASAMAAVELIKGKTIEEARSLNDGDIFRLLEEIPAQKHHCIQLAVKTLKKALDEYARKSD; encoded by the coding sequence GTGGACAATCAGAGACCAGGTACATCACAGGCCGATGTGGAGCATCTCCAGAAGATGCTGGCCGAATCCGGATACTCCCGGAAGGCCATCCGTCTCTTCATCGAGAAGCCCCATATGGGTACGATACCGGACGCGGATCACGTGAGTGAAATGACGGGCACGTGCGGCGACACCATGAGCGTTTGCCTGAAGGTCCAGGACGGCGTGATCCGGGACTTGAAGTACCAGGTTCTTGGGTGCCCCGGCGCGGTTGCTTCCGCCATGGCCGCCGTGGAGCTGATCAAGGGAAAGACCATCGAAGAGGCCCGCTCCCTCAATGACGGGGACATCTTTCGCCTTCTGGAAGAAATCCCGGCACAAAAGCACCACTGCATCCAGCTTGCCGTGAAGACCCTGAAGAAGGCACTCGATGAGTACGCCCGGAAATCCGATTGA
- a CDS encoding type 1 glutamine amidotransferase yields MKLHTLQHVPFEGLANLEKWAVKAGFSISCTGLYADAALPRVADIDWLVVMGGPMNIYEEDRYPWLVEEKKFIAEAIEKNKIVLGICLGAQLISDVLGGKVYRNGEKEIGWFPVSLTPEAAESVVFSALPPRFTAFHWHGDTFHLAPGATRTARSDACAVQAFEANGGRVVGLQFHLESSAESIRLLIDNCGDELAPAPYIQRKHEIVSQEHYLGEISTTMTTLLDAVKRNFA; encoded by the coding sequence ATGAAACTGCACACCCTTCAGCATGTTCCCTTCGAAGGGCTCGCCAATCTCGAAAAATGGGCCGTGAAGGCGGGGTTTTCCATATCGTGCACGGGGCTTTACGCCGATGCGGCCCTGCCCCGCGTCGCCGATATCGACTGGCTGGTGGTCATGGGAGGCCCCATGAACATTTATGAAGAAGATCGATATCCGTGGCTGGTGGAGGAAAAGAAATTCATTGCCGAGGCGATTGAAAAGAACAAAATCGTGCTGGGCATCTGCCTCGGGGCGCAGCTCATTTCGGATGTGCTCGGCGGTAAGGTTTATCGGAACGGCGAAAAGGAGATCGGCTGGTTTCCGGTGTCGTTGACGCCGGAAGCCGCGGAGTCGGTGGTCTTCAGCGCATTGCCGCCCCGGTTCACGGCGTTCCACTGGCACGGAGACACCTTTCACCTCGCCCCCGGCGCAACCCGGACCGCCCGGAGCGACGCGTGCGCCGTTCAAGCCTTCGAAGCCAACGGCGGGCGGGTCGTCGGGCTCCAGTTTCACCTGGAATCATCCGCCGAGAGCATCCGCCTGCTGATCGACAACTGTGGCGATGAGCTGGCCCCCGCGCCTTACATCCAGCGGAAACATGAAATCGTCTCGCAGGAACATTACCTCGGGGAAATCAGTACGACCATGACCACCCTGCTCGACGCCGTGAAGCGGAACTTCGCCTGA
- the lepB gene encoding signal peptidase I, producing the protein MTKTPIPTDRKPRPRQAVIWEYTRSILLGVVLALLIRTFIVQAYEIPSGSMEDTLAINDHILVNKFIYGTKIPFTDLRILEWREPARGDVVVFEYPLDPSKDYIKRIIGLPGDRIRIADRQVYINGQLYENPHAIHKGREIVPKLASPRDNTDPIVVPPNSYFVLGDNRDNSYDSRFWGFVRKDRIKGLAFIKYWAWDSERHSVRWRSIGDVID; encoded by the coding sequence ATGACCAAGACCCCCATTCCCACGGACCGGAAACCCCGCCCCAGGCAGGCGGTCATCTGGGAATACACCCGTTCGATCCTCCTGGGCGTCGTTCTCGCCCTGCTGATCAGGACCTTCATCGTGCAGGCCTACGAGATTCCCTCGGGGTCCATGGAAGACACCCTGGCCATAAACGACCACATCCTCGTCAACAAGTTCATCTACGGCACGAAAATCCCCTTCACCGACCTGCGAATCCTCGAATGGCGCGAACCGGCCCGCGGGGATGTCGTCGTTTTCGAATACCCCCTGGACCCGAGCAAGGACTACATCAAGAGGATCATCGGGTTGCCGGGCGACCGGATCCGGATTGCCGACCGTCAGGTCTACATCAACGGCCAACTCTACGAGAATCCCCACGCGATCCACAAGGGACGCGAAATCGTACCGAAGCTCGCATCGCCCCGGGACAATACGGACCCCATCGTCGTTCCGCCGAACTCCTACTTCGTCCTGGGCGACAACAGGGACAATTCCTATGACAGCCGGTTCTGGGGGTTCGTGAGAAAAGACCGGATCAAAGGCCTGGCCTTCATCAAGTACTGGGCGTGGGATTCGGAGCGCCACAGTGTGCGCTGGCGAAGCATCGGGGACGTGATCGACTGA
- a CDS encoding RNA polymerase sigma factor, with protein sequence MEEDRAVIARIKNGDTGAFAVLVQKYQGRLLTFIHRMVRDGKIVEDIGQEVFLDVYKSLRNFDETRGTPFSAWLFIAARNRCVNELRKRTGEHCVHIDAVDAADLGVDLRTAEHLLLEHERRSALRDSLAKISEPLRKPIFMWLNGGSLAEIAEACGVSPGTVKSRLFRAREKVRVCVQHQAGGKNHDGV encoded by the coding sequence ATGGAAGAAGACCGCGCGGTCATAGCCAGGATAAAGAACGGGGATACCGGAGCGTTTGCCGTGCTGGTGCAAAAGTACCAGGGAAGGCTTCTGACCTTTATCCACCGCATGGTCCGGGACGGGAAGATCGTGGAAGACATCGGCCAGGAAGTCTTTCTGGACGTGTACAAATCCTTGAGGAACTTTGATGAAACACGAGGAACTCCCTTTTCTGCCTGGCTTTTCATCGCGGCGCGCAACCGTTGCGTGAACGAGTTGCGGAAGAGAACGGGAGAGCATTGCGTTCATATCGACGCGGTGGATGCCGCCGATCTCGGAGTGGACCTGCGGACGGCGGAGCACCTGCTCCTGGAACATGAGAGGCGAAGCGCGCTCCGGGATTCCCTGGCGAAAATTTCGGAACCGTTGCGCAAGCCGATTTTCATGTGGCTCAACGGCGGTTCCCTGGCGGAGATCGCCGAAGCGTGCGGGGTGTCGCCGGGAACGGTGAAATCGAGGCTCTTCAGAGCCAGGGAAAAGGTAAGGGTCTGCGTGCAGCACCAGGCGGGAGGCAAGAACCATGACGGAGTTTGA
- a CDS encoding GNAT family N-acetyltransferase yields MPTTESPFAGRSFALGACLLERLEEADARPLAKILLSNEPWLTLHSTLDGIQRYFLRRDPGLWRFTARFDGAPGGVVCVRHPWLFGPYLELIALDRPYQGQGVGRDIVRWMERQAKPVSANIWTLVSAFNEPAQRFYAGLGFEEIVPIRDLVIAGHVEILMRKTLEEPR; encoded by the coding sequence ATGCCGACCACTGAATCACCGTTTGCTGGGCGTTCGTTCGCCTTGGGCGCCTGCCTGCTCGAACGCCTGGAGGAGGCCGACGCGCGTCCGCTTGCCAAAATTCTTCTGAGCAACGAACCCTGGCTCACCCTTCATTCCACGCTGGACGGGATTCAGCGCTACTTTCTGCGACGCGACCCCGGCCTGTGGCGGTTCACCGCGCGCTTCGACGGAGCGCCCGGGGGAGTGGTCTGCGTGCGCCATCCCTGGTTGTTCGGCCCGTACCTGGAGCTCATCGCCCTCGACCGGCCGTACCAGGGGCAAGGGGTCGGCCGCGACATCGTCCGCTGGATGGAACGGCAGGCAAAACCCGTGTCGGCCAACATTTGGACGTTGGTGTCGGCCTTCAACGAGCCCGCGCAACGTTTCTACGCCGGGCTGGGTTTCGAGGAGATCGTTCCCATTCGCGACCTGGTGATCGCCGGGCACGTCGAAATCCTGATGCGCAAGACCCTCGAGGAACCCCGATGA